A region from the Drosophila ananassae strain 14024-0371.13 chromosome 2L, ASM1763931v2, whole genome shotgun sequence genome encodes:
- the LOC6498901 gene encoding rootletin isoform X1, with protein sequence MQAYRDNFKQTPCPSAVDLQAPPHPPAHQPAARLPFARTQRGRDPSAGASSVAASGALTPRMMSPGPPGVGGGGGGGGSGDPSALLRQNQELRQRLADESHSYRRRLDTYKQAQHNQANLVSRLQSKIQQYRQRCSDLEERMHETIKPTAGTGPKLTTGPTTSQVLCSTSLTLGQSSLPCSSSLDSPPPSCSRDYVHDDVLVSGAGAGGTAELCRKLDEEHQRCEQILAQNNALRQQLEESNRTNEALTNDLQKLTNDWAGLRDELLIKEDEFKEEEQAFKDYYNSEHNRLLKMWREVVAVKRSFKEMQTAMKAEVAKMGQEINCVNKDINGSNAAVAFAQQQAKRAADEELKQSQRSNDDLQNQLATLKVQYESARHEIMERDQRLLELMNQLKKLEDRCAQAESQAALASRYSDEIERLNNSMREIAQAVVQDAEIADREADAEVTGGAMQHMHLTRDSASVAGGAGGSTVGGGAGKSPRRNSTRASQAFAEGTISAVQAALHKYQLALHDMQVKFQHTSDTLRTTKSQLDTSEGTKQLLTTKMQQLTEKLDASNSKLSELLQERESLQRGLDEVRTQKQQSEMGRADINSAFENLSGDYEKLQLNCGKLQKRIDSMEEDKKAVELEIQRILKDKNITELNLRSEEDRSSRLREETISLREELNRVSLNRDLLEQQRIESDNLINLLEKQKSDLEYDLDKLLMEKCDLQEKHEKLSSNNCSTSDELKSVQNCLQEAQDERKKLRHQTADQCNEISELKKELAVLDKARLELETDNLSAGEKLKCLQLEKEKILQDLACVTRDRGDIHNQLTAMCRKKEALNEELMRTRQRLEQTTETNSRLNRNLEEMVKDVEEKQVVIDLHEKDTHRLNELLAALRSEKESLESVLFDTNTSLEATEERRSQLERDLQEALVREESLKNHVARLQKELEQCQRKAQETKTQLINAARAAESDFNQKIANLQAAAEDAAKRHGEEILQLRNALEKRMQQALQALQTAKDDEIEKLQERLATLQAHLESLVQQHEEALIRAESEKQQALLIAHRDKQAVAERLDAVTRDLKTEQESLDRSRREANARDEKQRAAIAQLKDDIVLMRTKEEEHKIKLEECIRKQELQLSSMREERDTLCRLSEELKMDIRLKEDKMEGTNNELQDALRKSKEGEGFIDSLRKELTDARRQLADSNIERDKYSNSNKELRDHVKRVESAKREQARAIEEALQKISNLEDAKNSLEIERTRLSTLLKETENHFTKTSQDLNATKAALQKTQVEFAQKDEGGKELQCKLVAEVELKERAQQELCQIKKQLSDLEANLCATRQELGRARCQNNQEEHRFHAREQELAQRLEEARGREKRLEDQKHNLEVCLADATQQIQELKARLGGAEGRIRALDEQLSCVELHKRDTEQKLSSVVHTLRRIAGIQVDGSVNLSHRLLSPSRRFSPSRSCGDYDARSTSQCPDGPIDVDPDLVRKGVRNLMHQVAQLEREKDDYKSQLGAAKKQLQDAAEQQLKCDAKMGKLQAMLRNLQEEKSNLETDRKMKISAIQALEEKLKQRNDECQLLRERLAQTEMQLAATSEENAQNEDRLEKSRQLGAKLDNEKRQLQEELAKVEGRASKLDLQRVAMEGDLTRLQMALQEKDCSIRQVTERLENQNRAMTQLEDRCTALKSTVDQLKERLQKSAVGETQLRGELKTLQKELSEQGHCSQANEDKLKLLQKSLQTAENEKRILTERLDSAQTNLNELRRSQQAQLDGNQRLQEQVTDLEVQRSALESQLRIAKWNQESGGDKGLTNGNGGGAEDELSRQLKSSQREKSELRSKLQTLQDKVKQLECERKSKFSGGNAYDRAEKTNSYYGGAAESGEFDSNRYDIGGGNGGGNGGSYSCGLDHSIIEQETRDLRLKVRRLETLLAEKESELARCKARMNDSTKCMDGMDSERYRSAQVHAEKLLDAREQSHRQQVLRLENQISMLREQLAQEAKRRQQYILRSSKANREMQHLRSTLGDSLRNVSQHPVDAHLLESESRRLDSAVSMSLPPSTCRDYDRD encoded by the exons ATGCAGGCGTACCGCGATAACTTCAAGCAAACGCCCTGCCCATCGGCCGTCGACCTTCAGGCCCCGCCCCACCCACCGGCCCACCAGCCCGCCGCCCGCCTGCCCTTCGCGCGCACTCAACGGGGGCGTGACCCATCGGCCGGTGCCAGTTCGGTTGCCGCCTCCGGCGCTCTCACGCCCAGGATGATGAGTCCGGGTCCGCCGGGCGTTGGCGGGGGTGGTGGCGGAGGAGGGTCCGGGGATCCCTCGGCACTGCTGCGCCAGAACCAGGAGCTACGCCAGCGGCTGGCGGATGAGTCGCACAGTTACCGACGTCGCCTGGACACCTACAAGCAGGCTCAGCACAATCAGGCTAACCTGGTCAGCCGGCTCCAGTCGAAGATCCAGCAGTACCGCCAGAGATGCAGCGACCTGGAGGAGCGGATGCACGAGACGATCAAGCCCACTGCGGGAACAGGACCCAAGCTAACCACTGGTCCGACCACCAGTCAGGTGCTG TGCTCCACTTCGCTGACCCTGGGCCAGAGCAGCCTACCCTGCAGCTCTTCGCTGGACTCGCCACCGCCCAGCTGCAGTCGGGACTACGTACACGATGATGTCCTGGTGTCCGGTGCAGGGGCTGGGGGAACAGCTGAGCTGTGCCGAAAACTAGATGAGGAGCACCAGCGCTGCGAGCAAATCCTGGCCCAGAACAACGCTCTGCGCCAACAGCTGGAGGAGTCGAATCGCACCAACGAGGCCCTAACCAATGATCTACAGAAGCTGACCAACGACTGGGCCGGCCTCCGGGATGAGCTGCTCATCAAGGAGGACGAGTTCAAGGAGGAGGAACAGGCTTTCAAGGACTACTACAACAGCGAACACAACCGACTGCTGAAGATGTGGCGCGAGGTGGTAGCCGTGAAGCGCTCCTTCAAAGAGATGCAGACGGCCATGAAGGCGGAGGTGGCCAAGATGGGCCAGGAGATCAACTGCGTGAACAAGGACATTAACGGCTCTAATGCGGCAGTGGCCTTCGCGCAGCAGCAGGCCAAGCGAGCAGCGGATGAGGAGCTCAAACAATCCCAGCGCAGCAACGACGATCTCCAGAACCAACTGGCCACCCTGAAGGTGCAATACGAGAGTGCCCGGCACGAGATCATGGAACGCGACCAGCGACTGCTGGAGCTGATGAACCAGCTGAAGAAACTGGAGGATCGGTGCGCCCAGGCCGAGTCGCAAGCAGCTCTGGCCAGCCGGTATAGTGATGAAATCGAGCGCCTCAACAATTCCATGCGCGAGATTGCGCAGGCTGTCGTTCAAGATGCGGAGATCGCGGATCGCGAAGCGGACGCCGAGGTTACCGGCGGGGCCATGCAGCACATGCATCTGACGCGTGACTCCGCCTCGGTGGCTGGCGGAGCAGGGGGAAGCACTGTCGGAGGCGGTGCCGGTAAATCTCCACGCCGGAATTCGACACGCGCATCGCAGGCTTTCGCCGAGGGTACCATTTCCGCTGTCCAGGCGGCGCTCCACAAGTACCAACTGGCCCTACACGACATGCAGGTGAAGTTCCAGCACACCAGTGACACTCTCCGCACCACCAAGTCCCAGTTGGACACCAGTGAAGGCACCAAGCAGCTCCTAACCACTAAGATGCAGCAGCTCACCGAGAAGCTCGATGCCAGCAACTCGAAGCTATCCGAGCTGCTGCAGGAGCGGGAGAGTCTCCAGCGAGGACTGGACGAAGTGCGCACCCAGAAACAGCAATCGGAGATGGGACGAGCGGATATCAACAGTGCA TTTGAAAACCTAAGCGGCGATTATGAGAAACTACAACTCAACTGCGGAAAGCTCCAAAAACGCATTGATTCCATGGAGGAAGATAAAAAGGCAGTGGAGCTGGAGATCcaacgtattttgaaagacaAGAATATCACCGAATTGAACTTAAG ATCGGAGGAAGATCGCAGCAGCCGTCTGAGGGAAGAGACAATATCCCTTCGAGAAGAACTCAACCGAGTCAGCCTCAATCGAGATCTCCTCGAGCAGCAACGCATCGAGTCTGATAACCTGATCAACCTTCTCGAGAAGCAGAAATCCGATTTGGAATATGATCTGGACAAGTTGCTCATGGAGAAGTGTGACCTCCAGGAGAAGCACGAGAAGCTGTCCAGCAACAATTGCTCCACCAGTGATGAGCTGAAGAGCGTCCAGAATTGCCTGCAGGAGGCGCAGGATGAGCGCAAAAAGCTCCGCCACCAAACGGCCGATCAGTGCAACGAGATAAGTGAGCTCAAGAAGGAGCTGGCGGTCCTGGACAAGGCGCGTCTGGAACTGGAGACAGACAACCTATCAGCCGGGGAGAAACTCAAGTGCTTGCAGCTGGAGAAAGAGAAGATTCTGCAGGATCTGGCCTGCGTTACTCGAGATCGTGGAGACATACACAACCAATTGACAGCCATGTGCCGGAAGAAGGAGGCCCTCAACGAGGAGCTCATGCGCACTCGCCAACGTCTGGAGCAAACGACAGAGACCAACAGCCGCCTCAACCGAAATCTCGAGGAGATGGTGAAGGATGTGGAGGAGAAGCAGGTGGTCATCGATCTGCACGAGAAGGACACCCACCGCCTGAACGAACTTTTGGCCGCATTACGTTCCGAAAAAGAGTCACTGGAATCGGTGCTCTTCGACACAAACACCTCACTGGAGGCCACCGAAGAGCGACGCAGCCAGCTGGAAAGGGATTTGCAGGAGGCCCTGGTGCGGGAGGAGTCCCTAAAGAATCACGTGGCCCGTCTACAAAAGGAGCTCGAGCAATGCCAGCGAAAGGCCCAGGAAACAAAAACGCAACTCATCAATGCAGCCCGAGCGGCCGAGAGTGACTTCAACCAGAAGATCGCCAATCTCCAGGCCGCTGCCGAGGACGCAGCCAAGCGACATGGTGAGGAGATCCTCCAGCTGCGTAACGCCCTGGAAAAGCGAATGCAGCAGGCCTTGCAAGCTCTGCAAACGGCCAAGGACGATGAGATTGAGAAGCTGCAAGAACGGCTGGCCACTCTGCAGGCCCACCTTGAGAGTCTGGTTCAACAGCACGAGGAGGCCCTAATCCGGGCGGAAAGCGAGAAACAACAAGCTCTCCTCATTGCGCACAGGGATAAGCAGGCCGTGGCTGAACGTCTAGACGCCGTCACCAGAGATCTAAAGACGGAGCAGGAGTCCCTGGATCGCAGCCGTCGCGAGGCCAATGCTCGAGATGAGAAACAGCGGGCAGCTATTGCCCAGCTCAAGGACGATATAGTACTAATGCGTACCAAGGAAGAGGAGCACAA AATCAAACTGGAGGAGTGTATCCGGAAACAGGAACTGCAACTGAGCAGCATGAGGGAAGAACGTGATACCTTGTGTCGTTTGAGTGAGGAGCTGAAGATGGACATTCGTCTGAAGGAGGACAAAATGGAGGGCACCAACAATGAACTGCAGGATGCCCTGAGAAAGTCCAAGGAAG GTGAGGGCTTCATTGATAGCCTCCGCAAAGAGTTAACCGACGCCAGGCGCCAATTGGCGGACAGCAACATTGAGCGGGACAAGTACTCCAACAGCAACAAGGAACTGCGTGATCACGTCAAGCGAGTGGAGAGTGCCAAGCGGGAGCAGGCACGTGCCATCGAGGAGGCTCTTCAGAAAATTAGCAACCTGGAGGATGCCAAGAACAGTCTGGAAATCGAACGTACCAGATTGAGCACTCTACTCAAGGAGACAGAGAACCACTTTACAAAGACCTCCCAGGACTTAAATGCGACCAAAGCGGCGTTGCAAAAGACCCAAGTCGAGTTCGCTCAAAAGGACGAGGGAGGCAAGGAGCTGCAGTGCAAGCTGGTTGCCGAAGTGGAGCTCAAGGAACGAGCTCAGCAGGAGCTGTGCCAGATCAAAAAGCAGTTGTCCGACCTGGAAGCCAATCTATGCGCCACCCGCCAAGAATTGGGTCGAGCTCGTTGCCAGAACAACCAGGAGGAGCACCGTTTCCATGCCCGCGAACAGGAGTTGGCTCAACGTCTGGAGGAGGCTCGTGGCCGGGAGAAGCGTCTCGAAGATCAGAAGCACAACTTGGAGGTGTGCCTGGCCGATGCCACCCAGCAGATTCAGGAGCTGAAGGCCCGTCTCGGCGGTGCCGAAGGACGCATTCGGGCTTTGGATGAACAGCTCTCGTGCGTGGAACTCCACAAACGCGATACCGAACAAAAGCTATCCTCTGTGGTTCACACTCTCCGCCGTATTGCTGGAATCCAGGTGGATGGTAGTGTTAATCTCTCCCATCGTTTGCTCAGTCCTTCCAGGAGGTTCAGTCCCTCTCGCAGTTGCGGGGACTACGATGCCAGGAGCACGTCCCAATGCCCTGACGGACCCATCGACGTGGATCCCGATCTGGTGCGCAAGGGTGTTCGCAATCTAATGCACCAGGTGGCCCAACTGGAGCGCGAGAAGGACGACTACAAGTCGCAGCTGGGAGCCGCCAAGAAGCAGCTCCAAGATGCGGCCGAACAGCAACTGAAGTGCGATGCCAAGATGGGTAAACTACAGGCCATGCTGCGAAATCTCCAAGAGGAGAAGAGCAACCTGGAAACCGATCGGAAGATGAAGATCTCGGCCATCCAGGCGCTTGAAGAGAAACTGAAGCAGCGCAACGACGAGTGCCAGTTGCTCCGGGAACGATTGGCCCAAACGGAGATGCAACTGGCCGCTACCTCGGAGGAGAACGCTCAGAACGAGGACCGTCTGGAGAAGAGTCGCCAGCTGGGCGCCAAGTTGGATAACGAGAAGCGTCAGCTGCAAGAGGAGCTGGCCAAGGTGGAGGGCAGGGCCAGTAAGTTGGACCTTCAGCGCGTAGCCATGGAGGGTGACCTCACACGGCTGCAAATGGCTCTCCAGGAGAAGGATTGCAGCATTCGCCAGGTGACAGAGCGTCTGGAGAACCAGAACCGAGCCATGACCCAACTGGAGGACCGCTGCACTGCTCTAAAGTCCACCGTGGATCAACTTAAGGAGCGTCTCCAAAAATCAGCCGTGGGAGAAACCCAACTACGAGGTGAACTTAAAACTCTGCAAAAGGAGCTCTCCGAGCAGGGCCACTGCTCACAGGCCAACGAGGACAAGTTGAAGCTGCTGCAGAAGTCCCTTCAGACCGCTGAAAATGAGAAGCGTATACTTACCGAGCGTTTGGACAGCGCTCAGACCAATCTCAACGAGCTGAGGCGCAGCCAACAGGCGCAGTTGGATGGCAACCAGCGGCTGCAGGAGCAGGTTACCGATCTGGAGGTTCAGCGATCCGCTCTGGAGTCCCAACTGCGCATTGCCAAGTGGAATCAGGAGAGTGGCGGTGACAAGGGGCTGACCAATGGCAACGGAGGTGGGGCCGAGGACGAGCTCAGCAGGCAACTGAAGTCCTCCCAAAGAGAGAAATCTGAGTTGCGCAGCAAACTGCAGACTCTACAG GATAAAGTCAAGCAATTGGAATGTGAGCGAAAGAGCAAGTTCTCCGGAGGAAATGCCTACGACAGGGCCGAAAAGACCAACTCCTATTACGGAGGAGCAGCCGAATCCGGTGAATTCGACTCAAATCGCTATGATATTGGCGGCGGCAATGGTGGCGGTAATGGAGGTTCCTACAGCTGTGGGTTAGACCACAGTATCATTGAGCAGGAGACACGGGATTTGCGTCTAAAGGTACGCCGCCTGGAGACACTTTTGGCGGAGAAGGAGTCCGAGCTGGCCAGATGCAAGGCGCGAATGAACGATAGCACCAAATGCATGGATGGAATGGACTCGGAACGCTATCGTAGTGCCCAGGTTCATGCAGAAAAGCTTCTAGATGCCAGGGAGCAGTCACACCGACAGCAGGTCCTGCGGCTGGAGAATCAA ATATCCATGCTGCGAGAGCAACTAGCCCAGGAGGCCAAGCGACGACAGCAGTACATCCTGCGCAGTTCAAAAGCGAATCGAGAGATGCAACACTTGAGGAGTACCCTGGGCGATTCCTTGCGCAATGTTTCCCAGCATCCGGTGGATGCCCACCTCTTGGAGAGCGAGAGCCGACG CCTCGATTCGGCCGTTTCGATGAGCCTGCCACCTTCCACCTGCCGGGACTACGACCGCGACTAG
- the LOC6498901 gene encoding rootletin isoform X2 → MRCLRSVELLIMAAKIAVLIMANSIMERFENLSGDYEKLQLNCGKLQKRIDSMEEDKKAVELEIQRILKDKNITELNLRSEEDRSSRLREETISLREELNRVSLNRDLLEQQRIESDNLINLLEKQKSDLEYDLDKLLMEKCDLQEKHEKLSSNNCSTSDELKSVQNCLQEAQDERKKLRHQTADQCNEISELKKELAVLDKARLELETDNLSAGEKLKCLQLEKEKILQDLACVTRDRGDIHNQLTAMCRKKEALNEELMRTRQRLEQTTETNSRLNRNLEEMVKDVEEKQVVIDLHEKDTHRLNELLAALRSEKESLESVLFDTNTSLEATEERRSQLERDLQEALVREESLKNHVARLQKELEQCQRKAQETKTQLINAARAAESDFNQKIANLQAAAEDAAKRHGEEILQLRNALEKRMQQALQALQTAKDDEIEKLQERLATLQAHLESLVQQHEEALIRAESEKQQALLIAHRDKQAVAERLDAVTRDLKTEQESLDRSRREANARDEKQRAAIAQLKDDIVLMRTKEEEHKIKLEECIRKQELQLSSMREERDTLCRLSEELKMDIRLKEDKMEGTNNELQDALRKSKEGEGFIDSLRKELTDARRQLADSNIERDKYSNSNKELRDHVKRVESAKREQARAIEEALQKISNLEDAKNSLEIERTRLSTLLKETENHFTKTSQDLNATKAALQKTQVEFAQKDEGGKELQCKLVAEVELKERAQQELCQIKKQLSDLEANLCATRQELGRARCQNNQEEHRFHAREQELAQRLEEARGREKRLEDQKHNLEVCLADATQQIQELKARLGGAEGRIRALDEQLSCVELHKRDTEQKLSSVVHTLRRIAGIQVDGSVNLSHRLLSPSRRFSPSRSCGDYDARSTSQCPDGPIDVDPDLVRKGVRNLMHQVAQLEREKDDYKSQLGAAKKQLQDAAEQQLKCDAKMGKLQAMLRNLQEEKSNLETDRKMKISAIQALEEKLKQRNDECQLLRERLAQTEMQLAATSEENAQNEDRLEKSRQLGAKLDNEKRQLQEELAKVEGRASKLDLQRVAMEGDLTRLQMALQEKDCSIRQVTERLENQNRAMTQLEDRCTALKSTVDQLKERLQKSAVGETQLRGELKTLQKELSEQGHCSQANEDKLKLLQKSLQTAENEKRILTERLDSAQTNLNELRRSQQAQLDGNQRLQEQVTDLEVQRSALESQLRIAKWNQESGGDKGLTNGNGGGAEDELSRQLKSSQREKSELRSKLQTLQDKVKQLECERKSKFSGGNAYDRAEKTNSYYGGAAESGEFDSNRYDIGGGNGGGNGGSYSCGLDHSIIEQETRDLRLKVRRLETLLAEKESELARCKARMNDSTKCMDGMDSERYRSAQVHAEKLLDAREQSHRQQVLRLENQISMLREQLAQEAKRRQQYILRSSKANREMQHLRSTLGDSLRNVSQHPVDAHLLESESRRLDSAVSMSLPPSTCRDYDRD, encoded by the exons ATGAGATGTCTGCGATCAGTTGAGTTATTAATTATGGCTGCGAAGATTGCAGTTCTCATAATGGCGAATTCCATTATGGAAAGA TTTGAAAACCTAAGCGGCGATTATGAGAAACTACAACTCAACTGCGGAAAGCTCCAAAAACGCATTGATTCCATGGAGGAAGATAAAAAGGCAGTGGAGCTGGAGATCcaacgtattttgaaagacaAGAATATCACCGAATTGAACTTAAG ATCGGAGGAAGATCGCAGCAGCCGTCTGAGGGAAGAGACAATATCCCTTCGAGAAGAACTCAACCGAGTCAGCCTCAATCGAGATCTCCTCGAGCAGCAACGCATCGAGTCTGATAACCTGATCAACCTTCTCGAGAAGCAGAAATCCGATTTGGAATATGATCTGGACAAGTTGCTCATGGAGAAGTGTGACCTCCAGGAGAAGCACGAGAAGCTGTCCAGCAACAATTGCTCCACCAGTGATGAGCTGAAGAGCGTCCAGAATTGCCTGCAGGAGGCGCAGGATGAGCGCAAAAAGCTCCGCCACCAAACGGCCGATCAGTGCAACGAGATAAGTGAGCTCAAGAAGGAGCTGGCGGTCCTGGACAAGGCGCGTCTGGAACTGGAGACAGACAACCTATCAGCCGGGGAGAAACTCAAGTGCTTGCAGCTGGAGAAAGAGAAGATTCTGCAGGATCTGGCCTGCGTTACTCGAGATCGTGGAGACATACACAACCAATTGACAGCCATGTGCCGGAAGAAGGAGGCCCTCAACGAGGAGCTCATGCGCACTCGCCAACGTCTGGAGCAAACGACAGAGACCAACAGCCGCCTCAACCGAAATCTCGAGGAGATGGTGAAGGATGTGGAGGAGAAGCAGGTGGTCATCGATCTGCACGAGAAGGACACCCACCGCCTGAACGAACTTTTGGCCGCATTACGTTCCGAAAAAGAGTCACTGGAATCGGTGCTCTTCGACACAAACACCTCACTGGAGGCCACCGAAGAGCGACGCAGCCAGCTGGAAAGGGATTTGCAGGAGGCCCTGGTGCGGGAGGAGTCCCTAAAGAATCACGTGGCCCGTCTACAAAAGGAGCTCGAGCAATGCCAGCGAAAGGCCCAGGAAACAAAAACGCAACTCATCAATGCAGCCCGAGCGGCCGAGAGTGACTTCAACCAGAAGATCGCCAATCTCCAGGCCGCTGCCGAGGACGCAGCCAAGCGACATGGTGAGGAGATCCTCCAGCTGCGTAACGCCCTGGAAAAGCGAATGCAGCAGGCCTTGCAAGCTCTGCAAACGGCCAAGGACGATGAGATTGAGAAGCTGCAAGAACGGCTGGCCACTCTGCAGGCCCACCTTGAGAGTCTGGTTCAACAGCACGAGGAGGCCCTAATCCGGGCGGAAAGCGAGAAACAACAAGCTCTCCTCATTGCGCACAGGGATAAGCAGGCCGTGGCTGAACGTCTAGACGCCGTCACCAGAGATCTAAAGACGGAGCAGGAGTCCCTGGATCGCAGCCGTCGCGAGGCCAATGCTCGAGATGAGAAACAGCGGGCAGCTATTGCCCAGCTCAAGGACGATATAGTACTAATGCGTACCAAGGAAGAGGAGCACAA AATCAAACTGGAGGAGTGTATCCGGAAACAGGAACTGCAACTGAGCAGCATGAGGGAAGAACGTGATACCTTGTGTCGTTTGAGTGAGGAGCTGAAGATGGACATTCGTCTGAAGGAGGACAAAATGGAGGGCACCAACAATGAACTGCAGGATGCCCTGAGAAAGTCCAAGGAAG GTGAGGGCTTCATTGATAGCCTCCGCAAAGAGTTAACCGACGCCAGGCGCCAATTGGCGGACAGCAACATTGAGCGGGACAAGTACTCCAACAGCAACAAGGAACTGCGTGATCACGTCAAGCGAGTGGAGAGTGCCAAGCGGGAGCAGGCACGTGCCATCGAGGAGGCTCTTCAGAAAATTAGCAACCTGGAGGATGCCAAGAACAGTCTGGAAATCGAACGTACCAGATTGAGCACTCTACTCAAGGAGACAGAGAACCACTTTACAAAGACCTCCCAGGACTTAAATGCGACCAAAGCGGCGTTGCAAAAGACCCAAGTCGAGTTCGCTCAAAAGGACGAGGGAGGCAAGGAGCTGCAGTGCAAGCTGGTTGCCGAAGTGGAGCTCAAGGAACGAGCTCAGCAGGAGCTGTGCCAGATCAAAAAGCAGTTGTCCGACCTGGAAGCCAATCTATGCGCCACCCGCCAAGAATTGGGTCGAGCTCGTTGCCAGAACAACCAGGAGGAGCACCGTTTCCATGCCCGCGAACAGGAGTTGGCTCAACGTCTGGAGGAGGCTCGTGGCCGGGAGAAGCGTCTCGAAGATCAGAAGCACAACTTGGAGGTGTGCCTGGCCGATGCCACCCAGCAGATTCAGGAGCTGAAGGCCCGTCTCGGCGGTGCCGAAGGACGCATTCGGGCTTTGGATGAACAGCTCTCGTGCGTGGAACTCCACAAACGCGATACCGAACAAAAGCTATCCTCTGTGGTTCACACTCTCCGCCGTATTGCTGGAATCCAGGTGGATGGTAGTGTTAATCTCTCCCATCGTTTGCTCAGTCCTTCCAGGAGGTTCAGTCCCTCTCGCAGTTGCGGGGACTACGATGCCAGGAGCACGTCCCAATGCCCTGACGGACCCATCGACGTGGATCCCGATCTGGTGCGCAAGGGTGTTCGCAATCTAATGCACCAGGTGGCCCAACTGGAGCGCGAGAAGGACGACTACAAGTCGCAGCTGGGAGCCGCCAAGAAGCAGCTCCAAGATGCGGCCGAACAGCAACTGAAGTGCGATGCCAAGATGGGTAAACTACAGGCCATGCTGCGAAATCTCCAAGAGGAGAAGAGCAACCTGGAAACCGATCGGAAGATGAAGATCTCGGCCATCCAGGCGCTTGAAGAGAAACTGAAGCAGCGCAACGACGAGTGCCAGTTGCTCCGGGAACGATTGGCCCAAACGGAGATGCAACTGGCCGCTACCTCGGAGGAGAACGCTCAGAACGAGGACCGTCTGGAGAAGAGTCGCCAGCTGGGCGCCAAGTTGGATAACGAGAAGCGTCAGCTGCAAGAGGAGCTGGCCAAGGTGGAGGGCAGGGCCAGTAAGTTGGACCTTCAGCGCGTAGCCATGGAGGGTGACCTCACACGGCTGCAAATGGCTCTCCAGGAGAAGGATTGCAGCATTCGCCAGGTGACAGAGCGTCTGGAGAACCAGAACCGAGCCATGACCCAACTGGAGGACCGCTGCACTGCTCTAAAGTCCACCGTGGATCAACTTAAGGAGCGTCTCCAAAAATCAGCCGTGGGAGAAACCCAACTACGAGGTGAACTTAAAACTCTGCAAAAGGAGCTCTCCGAGCAGGGCCACTGCTCACAGGCCAACGAGGACAAGTTGAAGCTGCTGCAGAAGTCCCTTCAGACCGCTGAAAATGAGAAGCGTATACTTACCGAGCGTTTGGACAGCGCTCAGACCAATCTCAACGAGCTGAGGCGCAGCCAACAGGCGCAGTTGGATGGCAACCAGCGGCTGCAGGAGCAGGTTACCGATCTGGAGGTTCAGCGATCCGCTCTGGAGTCCCAACTGCGCATTGCCAAGTGGAATCAGGAGAGTGGCGGTGACAAGGGGCTGACCAATGGCAACGGAGGTGGGGCCGAGGACGAGCTCAGCAGGCAACTGAAGTCCTCCCAAAGAGAGAAATCTGAGTTGCGCAGCAAACTGCAGACTCTACAG GATAAAGTCAAGCAATTGGAATGTGAGCGAAAGAGCAAGTTCTCCGGAGGAAATGCCTACGACAGGGCCGAAAAGACCAACTCCTATTACGGAGGAGCAGCCGAATCCGGTGAATTCGACTCAAATCGCTATGATATTGGCGGCGGCAATGGTGGCGGTAATGGAGGTTCCTACAGCTGTGGGTTAGACCACAGTATCATTGAGCAGGAGACACGGGATTTGCGTCTAAAGGTACGCCGCCTGGAGACACTTTTGGCGGAGAAGGAGTCCGAGCTGGCCAGATGCAAGGCGCGAATGAACGATAGCACCAAATGCATGGATGGAATGGACTCGGAACGCTATCGTAGTGCCCAGGTTCATGCAGAAAAGCTTCTAGATGCCAGGGAGCAGTCACACCGACAGCAGGTCCTGCGGCTGGAGAATCAA ATATCCATGCTGCGAGAGCAACTAGCCCAGGAGGCCAAGCGACGACAGCAGTACATCCTGCGCAGTTCAAAAGCGAATCGAGAGATGCAACACTTGAGGAGTACCCTGGGCGATTCCTTGCGCAATGTTTCCCAGCATCCGGTGGATGCCCACCTCTTGGAGAGCGAGAGCCGACG CCTCGATTCGGCCGTTTCGATGAGCCTGCCACCTTCCACCTGCCGGGACTACGACCGCGACTAG